From the genome of Staphylococcus haemolyticus, one region includes:
- the arsC gene encoding arsenate reductase (thioredoxin), giving the protein MTKKIIYFICTGNSCRSQMAEGWAKNILGDEWQVYSGGIEAHGVNPKAIEAMKEVGIDISNHTSNLIDNTILNQSDLVVTLCSDADQNCPVLPPNVKKEHWGFDDPAGKPWSEFQRVRDEIQAAIESFNAR; this is encoded by the coding sequence TGTACAGGTAATTCATGCCGTAGCCAAATGGCTGAAGGTTGGGCTAAGAACATCTTAGGTGATGAATGGCAAGTATATTCTGGCGGTATTGAGGCACACGGTGTCAATCCGAAAGCAATCGAAGCGATGAAAGAAGTTGGAATTGATATCTCAAACCATACTTCTAATTTAATTGACAACACTATACTAAACCAATCCGATTTAGTAGTAACTCTATGTAGTGATGCTGATCAAAACTGTCCTGTTTTGCCGCCTAATGTAAAGAAGGAACATTGGGGATTTGACGATCCTGCTGGCAAACCTTGGTCAGAATTCCAGCGTGTTAGAGATGAAATCCAAGCAGCCATTGAATCATTTAATGCTAGATAA